The following proteins are encoded in a genomic region of Paenibacillus sp. FSL R7-0273:
- a CDS encoding discoidin domain-containing protein, with product MLKRLSTGKFLIYLLVLALVALQFPVTPKALAAAQVYEAESAVLSGGAASAFDHTGYTGTGFAGGFTDSNKGNASAKFNVSVSPAGNYTAALRYANGTGSAKTLSLYVNGTKLKQISLPATAGWSSWAIASETVALSAGSGTITYKFDTADSGNVNLDNLSLDLSQGANLALNKSVTANNTVSGFPAANAVDGNASSYYEGAANSYPNTLTVDLGSTQTVHTVQLKLPSGWGTRTQTLSVQGSTNNTSYSTLAGSQTYTFNPAANNTVSITFTAASARYIRVNFTANSGATGGQAAELEVYGSGTVTPTPAPTATATPAPTAVPTATPVPTATPVPTATPVPTPAPSAGAFGANMPYDTYEAENAAYTGALIGPSTTAGELASEASGRKAVKLTAAGQYVQITLAKPAQGITIRYAIPDNASGTGLESAVSMYVGGTLFKDINLTSKYSWNYGEWGTEGGEVRWSNNPNAASTTPAHMYDEVSVLLDKTYPAGTVIKLERNASNLNFGSTAYVTVDLLETEAVPAALTMPSNYVAVTSYGAVANDGVDDTAAFNNAIAAVKNSGGTYKGVWISAGTFHLNNGSKGAGYDGSGTRLYLDSGVSVKGAGIWHSTLSGNYAGFYLRGGNVTLSDFKISGSDIIRDDYNGLTAVEGNGTNSVISNLWIEHVKVGFWFTNQTDNVTASNSRIRNVWADGVNLHRGTSNSTVTNNSVRNSGDDGMAMWSDTFLNTNNTFSYNTVQLPTLANNIAIYGGKDNKVIGNLLTDTVRTGGGISFGTNFNPPSMTGTLTIQGNKLLRTGSAHRDYGYQIGAIWAYWLNNSGKAQNLTVNVSGNTIQDSTYSGIFVEEPAPNIAVTYANNTILNSGTYGVYINGSATGSSVFSSNTVTGAPAGEFVNASASFTATGSGNNW from the coding sequence ATGTTAAAAAGGTTAAGCACCGGCAAGTTTCTGATTTATCTTCTGGTACTGGCGCTTGTGGCGCTGCAGTTTCCGGTCACTCCAAAAGCACTGGCGGCGGCACAAGTGTATGAAGCGGAGTCGGCTGTACTGTCCGGGGGAGCGGCGTCAGCGTTTGACCATACCGGGTACACCGGGACGGGATTCGCCGGCGGGTTCACGGACAGCAACAAAGGAAATGCTTCTGCGAAGTTTAATGTAAGCGTTTCACCTGCCGGTAATTACACAGCTGCCTTGAGATATGCCAACGGCACGGGCTCAGCCAAAACCTTAAGCCTGTACGTGAACGGCACCAAGCTGAAGCAAATTTCGCTTCCGGCCACAGCCGGCTGGAGCAGCTGGGCCATTGCCTCAGAGACGGTTGCCCTGAGTGCAGGCAGCGGCACAATCACCTACAAATTTGATACAGCGGACAGCGGCAACGTTAATCTGGACAATCTGTCGCTGGATCTGTCCCAGGGAGCCAATCTGGCTCTTAACAAAAGCGTTACCGCAAACAACACCGTCTCCGGTTTTCCCGCAGCTAATGCGGTGGACGGAAATGCATCCAGCTATTACGAGGGGGCAGCTAACAGCTACCCTAACACGCTGACCGTTGATCTGGGCAGCACGCAGACGGTTCATACCGTTCAGCTCAAGCTTCCATCCGGCTGGGGGACCAGAACGCAGACCCTGTCTGTACAGGGCAGCACGAATAATACCTCCTACAGCACGCTTGCCGGTTCCCAGACTTACACCTTTAACCCCGCTGCAAACAATACGGTATCTATTACCTTTACAGCAGCTTCAGCCAGATATATCAGAGTGAATTTCACAGCAAACAGCGGGGCAACAGGCGGCCAGGCTGCCGAGCTTGAGGTATACGGCTCAGGCACAGTCACTCCGACCCCGGCACCGACGGCGACAGCCACACCTGCCCCAACGGCCGTACCGACAGCGACACCAGTGCCGACCGCAACACCAGTACCAACCGCCACGCCGGTTCCTACACCAGCGCCTTCGGCGGGAGCTTTTGGAGCAAATATGCCGTATGACACCTACGAAGCTGAAAATGCTGCCTACACCGGAGCACTCATCGGCCCGTCAACTACAGCCGGAGAGCTTGCATCCGAAGCCTCAGGCCGAAAAGCGGTCAAGCTGACCGCAGCAGGGCAGTACGTGCAGATCACGCTCGCCAAGCCTGCGCAGGGTATAACAATCCGCTATGCCATCCCGGATAATGCGTCCGGAACGGGCTTAGAGTCGGCGGTCAGCATGTACGTGGGCGGAACGCTTTTCAAAGACATCAATCTCACCTCCAAATATAGCTGGAACTACGGGGAATGGGGGACAGAGGGGGGAGAGGTCCGCTGGTCCAACAACCCGAATGCGGCTTCGACCACACCTGCACATATGTACGATGAAGTGTCTGTTCTGCTCGATAAAACCTATCCGGCCGGAACGGTCATCAAGCTGGAGCGGAATGCGTCCAATTTGAATTTTGGCTCAACCGCTTATGTCACAGTAGATTTGCTAGAAACAGAAGCCGTTCCTGCGGCGCTTACTATGCCATCTAACTACGTTGCTGTTACCTCATATGGTGCTGTAGCAAACGACGGTGTAGATGATACGGCAGCTTTTAACAACGCAATTGCTGCTGTCAAAAACTCCGGCGGTACCTACAAGGGCGTATGGATTTCTGCGGGAACCTTTCATCTGAACAACGGCAGCAAGGGCGCCGGCTATGACGGCAGCGGAACAAGACTGTACCTCGACAGCGGCGTGTCCGTAAAAGGGGCAGGCATCTGGCATTCTACCCTGTCCGGCAATTATGCGGGCTTTTATCTGAGGGGCGGAAATGTAACCCTGTCCGATTTCAAAATCAGCGGCAGCGACATCATCCGCGACGATTACAACGGGCTTACTGCGGTTGAGGGCAACGGTACGAACTCGGTTATCAGCAATCTGTGGATCGAGCATGTAAAAGTAGGCTTCTGGTTCACGAATCAGACGGATAACGTTACCGCATCCAATTCCAGAATCCGCAATGTCTGGGCGGACGGCGTCAACCTGCACCGGGGCACTTCAAACTCTACCGTTACGAACAACTCGGTGCGCAACAGCGGCGACGACGGCATGGCTATGTGGTCCGACACGTTCCTCAATACCAATAACACGTTCAGCTACAATACGGTGCAGCTTCCGACATTGGCCAACAACATCGCCATTTACGGCGGCAAGGACAACAAGGTGATCGGCAACCTGCTTACGGACACTGTGCGGACAGGCGGCGGGATCTCTTTTGGCACCAATTTCAATCCTCCGTCCATGACCGGCACGCTGACCATTCAGGGGAACAAGCTGCTGCGTACCGGCTCAGCCCACCGTGACTACGGCTATCAGATCGGGGCAATCTGGGCTTACTGGCTGAACAACAGCGGTAAGGCACAGAACCTCACGGTTAACGTATCCGGAAATACGATCCAGGACAGCACGTACTCGGGGATTTTTGTGGAGGAACCGGCTCCGAATATTGCAGTCACGTATGCCAATAACACAATCCTGAATTCCGGAACCTACGGTGTATACATCAACGGCTCGGCAACCGGCAGCTCGGTGTTCAGCAGCAATACGGTTACTGGTGCGCCAGCAGGTGAATTTGTGAATGCTTCTGCCAGCTTCACCGCCACAGGTTCGGGGAACAACTGGTAA
- a CDS encoding sensor histidine kinase, whose amino-acid sequence MLLAAGITAVILITGLAWYNLLIRRQLQSINRQLDKRLRENTRQPLRLELMNKELTLLASHMNKCLKAEETLRLQGIQEEQELRELIANLSHDLRTPLTAIRGYQQLMMDEGLTPGQQKKLQTAQKHAQALGQLIDHFFEYSYLLQTEPELKIQEINLSNYTADFLAASVAVLEEHRLGVELVEAAPVFVYADKEPLSRIIHNLIRNGIQHADGGLTVKVTLSEDGSRGVLSFSNPVSSSSSVDAGRLFERFYTGDQARRSGSGLGLSIVRLLSEQMGGTAGAALQDGILEIRVELPLSGRAGTAALDSCC is encoded by the coding sequence TTGCTTCTTGCCGCCGGAATAACTGCCGTTATCTTAATAACCGGGCTTGCCTGGTATAATCTGCTGATCCGGCGGCAGCTGCAGAGCATCAACCGGCAGCTGGATAAACGCCTGAGGGAGAATACCCGCCAACCACTCCGGCTTGAGCTGATGAACAAGGAGCTGACACTGCTCGCGAGTCACATGAATAAATGCCTGAAGGCGGAGGAAACGCTCCGTCTTCAAGGCATTCAGGAGGAGCAGGAGCTCCGGGAGCTGATCGCGAACCTCTCTCACGATTTGCGTACTCCGCTGACAGCGATCAGGGGATATCAGCAGCTGATGATGGACGAGGGTCTGACCCCCGGACAGCAGAAAAAGCTGCAGACAGCGCAAAAGCATGCTCAGGCGCTGGGGCAGCTGATTGATCATTTTTTTGAATACTCCTATCTGCTGCAGACTGAGCCTGAGCTGAAGATACAGGAGATAAACCTGAGCAATTACACGGCTGATTTCCTTGCCGCTTCCGTCGCTGTACTGGAGGAGCACCGGCTTGGAGTTGAGCTTGTGGAAGCAGCGCCAGTATTCGTGTATGCAGATAAAGAACCCCTGTCCAGAATTATACATAACCTGATCCGTAACGGTATTCAGCATGCTGACGGAGGCTTGACTGTAAAGGTTACACTGTCTGAGGATGGCAGCAGGGGCGTTTTATCGTTCAGCAATCCGGTTAGCAGCTCCTCTTCTGTTGACGCAGGGCGGCTGTTTGAGCGATTTTACACCGGCGATCAGGCCAGACGCAGCGGCTCAGGACTAGGCTTGTCCATTGTCCGCCTGCTCTCGGAGCAGATGGGCGGCACGGCCGGAGCCGCCTTACAGGACGGGATTCTTGAGATCCGGGTCGAGCTGCCGCTATCCGGCAGAGCAGGTACAGCTGCGCTTGATTCATGCTGTTAA
- a CDS encoding sensor histidine kinase yields MKGWTFSRKVSASIALASLVVAAVLGGFVYITFSQWTQKQEKELLTEKLKQFELQIKEVTFLPSLLRPGFGRGSGAAAVLKPDLSSFAADLDEGQTLQLLDAKGRVLAEEGASLGAEAGKDTAMPDGAEAAQFEAVSSLTLPAFGTVTLRLADSGYSAAAAASREVGRLLLLGLLLAAGAAALAGWLVARSALKPIRSMIGEVQSIGADNLSHRLALPAAQDELHQLGATFNALLQKLSVSFDQQRRFVADASHELKTPLAIIEGHTHMIQRWGKQSPEVLEESLGFMMDEAGRMRQLIAQLLLLAETEEPVQEGTGEECEVQQVLHELLPQTVHVGPGVTLSAGEAGNTGPLMVRMPAGACYQVLRNIVENALKYTPEGGSVHIAYQADPDRVIVSVTDTGIGISSEQLPHIFDRFYRAEGSRSRAKGGSGLGLAIAKAIMERYGGSIAIESIEGAGTKAVLSFVRGSGAESKGAGIREQGVRSSE; encoded by the coding sequence ATGAAGGGGTGGACATTCTCCCGCAAGGTCAGCGCCTCGATCGCCCTGGCTTCCCTGGTTGTGGCGGCAGTGCTTGGCGGCTTTGTGTATATTACCTTCAGCCAATGGACGCAGAAGCAGGAGAAGGAGCTGCTTACCGAAAAGCTGAAGCAGTTCGAGCTGCAGATTAAGGAGGTTACCTTCCTGCCCTCGCTGCTAAGACCCGGCTTCGGCAGAGGGAGCGGGGCGGCGGCGGTGCTGAAGCCGGACCTGTCTTCCTTTGCCGCTGATCTGGATGAAGGCCAGACGCTGCAGCTGCTGGATGCCAAGGGGCGGGTGCTTGCGGAGGAGGGCGCGTCATTGGGAGCAGAGGCGGGGAAGGACACGGCGATGCCGGATGGTGCAGAAGCCGCGCAGTTTGAAGCAGTAAGCAGCCTGACGCTGCCGGCATTTGGCACGGTAACCCTGCGGCTGGCTGACAGCGGGTATTCTGCAGCGGCCGCAGCCTCGCGCGAGGTAGGCCGGCTGCTGCTGCTAGGCCTGCTGCTGGCTGCCGGGGCAGCAGCGCTGGCCGGATGGCTGGTCGCCCGCTCCGCCTTGAAGCCGATCCGCAGCATGATCGGCGAGGTGCAGAGCATCGGGGCAGACAATCTGTCGCACCGGCTTGCGCTGCCTGCAGCGCAGGATGAGCTGCACCAGCTAGGGGCGACCTTTAATGCGCTGCTGCAAAAGCTCAGTGTGTCCTTTGACCAGCAGCGGCGTTTTGTGGCAGATGCTTCCCATGAGCTGAAGACACCGCTGGCTATCATTGAGGGGCATACCCATATGATCCAGCGCTGGGGCAAGCAGTCGCCGGAGGTGCTGGAGGAATCCCTGGGCTTCATGATGGATGAGGCGGGCCGGATGAGGCAGCTGATTGCCCAGCTGCTGCTGCTGGCCGAGACGGAAGAGCCGGTACAGGAAGGTACCGGGGAAGAATGCGAGGTACAGCAGGTTTTGCACGAGCTACTGCCCCAGACCGTGCACGTAGGTCCCGGTGTTACTTTAAGTGCCGGTGAAGCCGGGAATACCGGTCCATTGATGGTCCGGATGCCGGCGGGTGCCTGTTACCAGGTGCTGCGCAATATAGTGGAGAATGCGCTGAAATATACACCGGAAGGCGGCAGTGTGCACATTGCATATCAAGCAGACCCTGATCGGGTTATTGTATCCGTGACAGATACAGGAATCGGGATTTCCTCTGAGCAGCTTCCGCATATTTTTGACCGTTTTTACCGTGCCGAAGGGTCGCGGAGCCGGGCAAAGGGCGGATCGGGACTGGGGCTGGCCATCGCCAAGGCGATCATGGAGCGGTACGGAGGCTCGATCGCCATTGAGAGTATAGAGGGGGCAGGCACCAAAGCGGTGCTGTCGTTTGTGCGGGGATCGGGGGCAGAGAGCAAGGGGGCAGGAATTAGGGAGCAGGGAGTAAGGAGTAGTGAGTAA
- a CDS encoding alpha/beta-type small acid-soluble spore protein — MARRNRKYAVPGAAQGMQSFKAEVMRREGYPVDPNHPDDVKYEVAKELGIPLQPGNNGNLTTEEAGHIGGRIGGSMVREMIRLAQEQLAEKGQS, encoded by the coding sequence ATGGCAAGAAGAAACCGGAAGTATGCAGTACCGGGGGCGGCACAGGGAATGCAGAGCTTCAAGGCTGAGGTTATGAGACGGGAAGGCTACCCGGTGGACCCGAATCATCCGGATGACGTTAAATATGAGGTAGCCAAGGAGCTTGGGATTCCTCTGCAGCCGGGCAATAACGGTAACCTGACAACCGAAGAGGCCGGACATATCGGCGGCAGAATCGGCGGCTCCATGGTCCGGGAAATGATCCGTCTGGCCCAGGAGCAGCTTGCCGAGAAAGGGCAGTCCTGA
- a CDS encoding response regulator transcription factor, translating into MKEHVLIIEDEAAMVRLLELELAYEGYDITVARDGLAGAEQAIQGSYDLILLDLNLPGINGIEVCKRIRAVKQTPIIMITARDTISERVRGLDTGADDYVPKPFAIEELLARMRSLQRRLQQSREPEDLLEAKDLSLSAASHRVTRAGQDIELSQREFELLRCLLQNKNRLMNREALLNLVWGYSYEGETNVVDVYIRYLRMKVDEGYGEKLIHTVRGSGYILRE; encoded by the coding sequence ATGAAGGAGCATGTCCTGATTATTGAGGATGAAGCTGCCATGGTCCGGCTGCTGGAGCTGGAGCTGGCTTATGAGGGCTATGACATTACCGTTGCCAGAGACGGGCTCGCCGGTGCAGAGCAGGCCATACAGGGCAGCTATGATCTTATTCTGCTTGATCTGAACCTGCCGGGGATTAACGGAATTGAGGTCTGCAAAAGAATCCGCGCCGTCAAGCAGACACCGATCATTATGATCACCGCGCGCGATACCATCAGCGAACGGGTGCGGGGGCTGGATACCGGTGCAGACGATTACGTGCCCAAGCCGTTCGCCATTGAGGAGCTGCTCGCCCGCATGCGTTCCCTGCAGCGGCGGCTGCAGCAGAGCCGGGAGCCGGAGGATCTGCTGGAGGCCAAGGACCTGTCGCTCAGTGCGGCTTCGCACAGGGTAACCCGCGCCGGGCAGGATATCGAGCTGTCGCAGCGTGAATTTGAGCTGCTCCGCTGCCTGCTGCAGAACAAGAACCGGCTGATGAACCGGGAGGCGCTGCTGAATCTGGTCTGGGGCTATTCCTATGAGGGAGAAACCAATGTTGTGGATGTCTATATCCGCTATCTGCGCATGAAGGTGGATGAGGGCTACGGGGAGAAGCTGATCCATACGGTCCGCGGCAGCGGCTACATTCTAAGGGAGTGA
- a CDS encoding DUF4097 family beta strand repeat-containing protein, whose product MKSSIKVAASGFLAAALLLYAGSGFGREALARHLNETDFEAKQAEQVKAQVKAEATGSGFSFDKGTTGIKLGADTERIAITGVNGSIELKQGSGTQIEVHTRVVVDHASRTEAEAIAARSGIKVQKGKELSIKTYGEAASSRYNISIHLTVTLPKVVKAGLQAELTNGNVLLSKVTAGGPITLAADNGNITVKESGSDLVLHTDNGVVTIAGVQKSAAASVVNGNIDANKVTGPLDIRTVNGNLTVKNAYSSIKAESVAGNIHIESSKVGGHWDVSNTAGNVSLAWPEQADVQVEASATFGKPETEFPLTVKGGRVSGTLGAGTYRIEASSLAGLSLKISN is encoded by the coding sequence ATGAAAAGCTCTATAAAAGTGGCAGCATCAGGATTCTTGGCGGCGGCGCTGCTGCTGTACGCAGGCTCGGGGTTTGGCAGAGAGGCGCTTGCCCGGCATCTGAATGAGACTGATTTTGAAGCAAAGCAGGCGGAGCAGGTGAAGGCACAGGTGAAGGCTGAGGCGACGGGGTCCGGATTTTCTTTTGACAAAGGGACTACCGGCATTAAATTGGGCGCTGACACAGAGAGGATTGCCATTACCGGCGTGAATGGGTCGATTGAACTGAAGCAGGGCAGCGGTACACAGATAGAGGTACATACAAGGGTGGTGGTCGATCATGCATCCCGCACAGAAGCGGAAGCTATCGCAGCCAGAAGCGGAATTAAGGTACAAAAAGGCAAGGAGCTCAGCATCAAAACCTACGGGGAAGCAGCCAGCAGCCGCTATAATATCAGCATTCATCTGACGGTTACGCTGCCTAAGGTTGTTAAAGCCGGTTTGCAGGCAGAGCTTACTAATGGAAACGTGCTTTTGTCAAAAGTGACGGCGGGCGGGCCCATTACATTAGCTGCGGATAACGGAAACATTACGGTAAAAGAGAGCGGGAGCGATCTGGTCCTCCATACCGACAACGGGGTTGTTACTATAGCAGGCGTCCAAAAAAGTGCAGCAGCCTCTGTGGTGAACGGAAACATTGATGCTAACAAGGTTACGGGACCGCTGGATATCCGGACTGTAAACGGCAATCTGACTGTTAAGAATGCTTACTCGTCTATTAAGGCAGAAAGTGTAGCAGGCAATATTCATATTGAGTCTTCAAAAGTCGGCGGCCACTGGGATGTGTCCAATACCGCAGGTAATGTCAGTCTGGCCTGGCCTGAGCAGGCGGATGTGCAGGTAGAGGCCAGTGCAACGTTCGGAAAGCCGGAAACGGAGTTCCCGTTAACAGTAAAGGGCGGGAGAGTCAGCGGAACCCTCGGCGCCGGAACGTATCGCATTGAGGCTTCCTCGCTGGCAGGCTTGTCTCTTAAGATCAGCAATTAA